In the Armatimonadia bacterium genome, GAGGGAGATGCGTCCCGTCATGAGGGGACGCGAGGTATCCAGGGCGCGAAGGGTTTCGGCCCAGTGGCTCATTACGTCAGCGAAGGCCTGGCGGTGGAAGTCGGCGACATCCACCAGCGCCCGGCCGACCCCGAAAGCGAACTGCTTGTCGTTCTCGCGCGCAGCGGGCTCATCGGCGTCGGCCCAGTTCGCGATCGGCCTTCCCCAGGACTCGCCCACGTCCTCGGGAGTTGCGTACCGAGTCTGCAGGAAGCGGCGGAAGTCCTCTACGTTGTAGTCGATGTGCCGCTCAAGGTAGTCCCCCATCGCCCAGGCAACGACCGCAGGATTCCCGCGGAGATGCTCTGCGACCCGCGTGATCAGCGCCGCCACCCACTCGCGGTAGGTCTCTCCGCCCGCGGAAGGGACCACCGAGAAGGACCGCGGAACGGTGGGAATCGCGACGATCACGCCGAGGCCGGCTTCCCGGGCAGACTTGACCTTCGCGTCCACACGGGACAGGTCCTTGAGGTCTTCGAACTCCAGATTCAGGTACAGCGTGTTCATGCCCAGGTCGCGAGCGACCGTCGAGGCCTCGTCGCCCTGAAGTCCATGCACAAAGACAAAGGGTCCCGGTCGGGCACAGAACGCCGCGGAGCAAGTGAGGAGAGCGGCGAGAAGACAGGTTAGGCGAGGTGTTAGGCGGGCCACAGGACGTATCGTACCTTCCGGAGGCAACAAAGGCAAGGTGCGTGGCAAGCACTTTCGCACACGCGCCGGATAGTGGGAGGAGGTCTGTGTGCCGGTGGCGAAACCCCGGCCTGTTGTGCAAGTGCTCCACGCGAGACAAGGAGGCACCGGATCGGGAAGGCCCCGGTTCCTTGCCCCTCATCAGCACGAGGAGAGACCTCATGCCTGCCATCAAGACCGTCGGCGATACTTCATGGTTCCAGCACGACCGCTTTGGCCTGTTCATCCACTGGGGCATCTACGCCCTGCCTGCGCGACACGAATGGGTCAAGCAGCGGGAGCAGATCCCGGACGAGGTCTACCAGAGGTACTTCAAGCACTTCGATCCGGACCTGTACGACCCCGAACTCTGGGCGAAGGCTGCCGCAGGCGCCGGGATGAAGTACTTCGTCATCACCACTAAGCATCACGACGGTTTCTGCCTCTGGGATTCCGCGCTGACCGACTACAAGGCACCCAACACGCCCTGCGGCAAGGACCTCATCCGGCCGATGGTTGACGCCTTCCGGGGCCAGAACCTGCACGCTGGTCTGTACCACTCGCTGATCGACTGGCATCACCCGCAGTTCGTCATCGACAACGTCCATGCCATGCGCAATCACCCGGACCGCGAGAAGCTCAACAAGGAGCGCGACCAGAAGAAGTACGCGGAGTACCTCCACGGTCAGGTCCGTGAGCTTCTCACCGGTTACGGCAAGATCGACATCCTGTTCTATGACTTCAGCTACCCGGCCGGCACTCGCGGGCGGCCCGAGAACTGGATCGGCAAGGGTCACGAGGACTGGAACGCGGAGGAGCTCCTCAAGCTGACCCGTGAGCTGCAGCCCGGCATCATCGTTAACGACCGCCTCGACCTCGGCGACGTGCCCGGCGGCTGGGACATCAAGACGCCCGAGCAGCACATGGTCCGCGACTGGGTCAAGGTGGACGGGAAGCCGGTAGTGTGGGAGACCTGCCAGACCTTCTCCGGCTCCTGGGGCTATCACCGCGACGAGGCGACCTGGAAGAGCGTCGACCAGCTCCTGCTCCTG is a window encoding:
- a CDS encoding alpha-L-fucosidase → MPAIKTVGDTSWFQHDRFGLFIHWGIYALPARHEWVKQREQIPDEVYQRYFKHFDPDLYDPELWAKAAAGAGMKYFVITTKHHDGFCLWDSALTDYKAPNTPCGKDLIRPMVDAFRGQNLHAGLYHSLIDWHHPQFVIDNVHAMRNHPDREKLNKERDQKKYAEYLHGQVRELLTGYGKIDILFYDFSYPAGTRGRPENWIGKGHEDWNAEELLKLTRELQPGIIVNDRLDLGDVPGGWDIKTPEQHMVRDWVKVDGKPVVWETCQTFSGSWGYHRDEATWKSVDQLLLLLIDSVSKGGNLLLNVGPTGRGEFDERALDRLSAMGEWMKRHGRSIYGCTQAPKKFKTPQDCRLTYNPDTNRMYVHLLNWPLKQLALDGFRDKIEYAQLLNDASEVQIVTPPANQSSYAAMPEDTVIAQLPIIKPRVSVPVLELFLK